The following nucleotide sequence is from Zea mays cultivar B73 chromosome 1, Zm-B73-REFERENCE-NAM-5.0, whole genome shotgun sequence.
GGGCGAGCggtagacgaccaccccgacaccCCGCCCGCACAGCATACTGCCATAAGCATTTCCGAAAATAAACTAGTAGTGCTACCGTTTGAGAAGGACAAGCTTGGTTCGCAGACTCGCAGCCGCAACCGCAATGCAATACGGCagcagcagcggcggcggcgcagagagagaaaaaaaatcaCCTAGAAACTCCACTGCTACATACGCACACACCCACGTCAGATCGAAGAAACCCACGGCCGCCACGCCATCCCTGTCGCTCAGTCACCGCCGCCGACGTCGCGTTGCAGTCGGGTTTTACTTTTCCCGTAGAGAGCAGCCGGATTTTACTTTTTTTCCCGTAGGGAAAAGGACAAGACGATTACGATTAAAGTATTGTTGGCGACATgcttagggcatgtacagtgggtgTCTTAAGTTGTGTCTTAAAGTGTGTCTAGGGGGGTGAATGTAAAAAATCTCAAGACAtgtatcttgacgaagacacagtgtcttagctctatattcgagacaggagactatttgattggtcactttaatttattgaatgttctgattggtacaatgaatatggtaagacacatgttttagacatgaccactgtattatgttgtgttttagctgtgtcttatacttggagtaccgtgcagctgtatctaggttgtacatgcccttagctATTCCAGACCCACAAGACAACACACTACCGTGCACAAGGAAGAACCCGCATTAGCGCTAGTGACCCCGACTAATTATCCTACCGCAATCAGACGCTGTGAGCGCCGACGCGATGATCACCCCCGTCTGGACGTCGGCAGGAGCGGCCAAAGCGGGCGGGCGGGCGTCTCGAACCCTCCTGCGGGTCTCACCGACGTCGCTGACCTCACCGTCGACGGCGACACGACACCACGTCCAACTTGGCCGTTAACTGAGCACTATCAGCGGCGTCGCAAATGGCGATTAGCGATGACAGAAGGGCAAAACTTTATCGGGTCCGGATAGATTTTACACATGACGATGCGTTAcaccggggcggggcggggcggggcggcgagACTCTCATTTACACAGGTCTGCTGGAAGAACTGATCTCGGATCGGAGCACTGCTTAAGCTAGCTACTACTCACTGATAATTTTAACTAAAGACACCGCTAATCCAGGACAAGCCCATGGTTCTTGGTCTCACACGGAGGAAGGGGGTGCcaaggcgcggcggcggcggcaaacCGGCGAAGCGAGCGAGTTCACATGACGGAGCAGGCGTTGGGGTTCTCGTCGCTGAACATCTGGGGCGCGTGGAGGTGGGTGGGGCCGTACGCGTAGGCTGGCGCGGGCGGGTAATGGACGCCGCCGCCGTTGGGGTAGAAGCCGGCGTGGTGGTTGGGCGGTGGGGCGGCACCGTAGTAGCCGCCTGGAGCCGGCTGGTGGTACGGCGCGTACCCGTAGTGCGGCGGCACCTGGTACATGCCGGCGTCGGCCAGGGGCGGCGGCGCCACCGacgcggaggcggccgcggccCCGGCCTTGTCCTTCTTCTCCTcggccccgccgccgccgccgccgccaccgtccttcttcttatctcCCCCGTCTCCTGCGCCCTTGTCCTTcttgtcaccgccgccgccgccgtccttcTTGCCGGGCGCCACCACTTCCACGTCCCGGCTGAGCTTCTCCCTGAGGTACGCCGGCAGAGCGGCGCCGTCCATGGTGCCGGTCACCTTCACCAGGTCCTTGGCGGCGTCGAACGCCACGTCCTTCACGCCTGGAATGGAATGGAATGGACGCACAAAATTGTCAGGTCCAATTTTTAGATCTCCACGGAAAAGGCTCTCAAAGCCTTTTGACGATTCTCGTGGGATGCGAATAAAACTGCGACGGATGCCTAGGAAAACCTCACCTTTGATCTTGGAGATGCGGCGCTTGATGCGCTCGATGCAGCCGTCACAGTGCAGCCGGATCTTCAGCGTCACAGTCTcctgaaagaaaaaaaaaagaccgTCGTTCAGTTGCTGAGCAAGGCGGCAGACGGTGACGAGACGAGGGTCGCCGGACTTGAATAATCGGCTAGTAAATGACCTCCTTgggcttcttcttctcctccttgGGCTTGTCGGCACCCTTCTCCTTGTCGGCCTTCTTCTCGCCGCCGCCCTTCTCCTTGTCGGCCTTCTTCTCTCCGCCGCCCTTTTCCTTGTCGGCCTTCTtctctccgccgccgccgccgcccttctcTTTGTCCGCCTTCTTCTCGCCGCCGTCCGCTTTCTTAtccttctccttctccttgtccttcTCCTTCTTGGGTGGGCCGGCGCCGGCGGAGACGATCTGCACGGGCTTCTTCGCCCTGGCCTCGATGCGCTCCTTGAGCTCCACCGCGTCCGCCGGACCGGTCACGACCACCTTACCCGCCGCCATGTCCGGCGTCACCGACTCCACACCTGCACGTGCGTGCGGCCACAGAGCAACCGAACGGACGGTGAGAAACAAGGAACAAGCCCCACCGCAAGAGAAGTACACGCGTAACCGCCGGTAATCTGGGGGAAGAGCGCGTACGCACCTGGGGCGTGCTTGATGGCCTTGCGGACCTTGTTGGCGCAGCCGGCGCAGTGCAAGTCGACCTTCAGCACGATGGGCtgcggcgcggccccggcgccggcgtccttcttcttgtcgccGCCGGCGGCGTCCTTGTTGCCCGCCTTCTTGTCCTCTCCCATGGCGGCCGGCCTTTGTCTGTCTCGTCGACCTGTCTCTGTGGCGGGGCGGGGGGCGGTTACCGAGGGCGCTGGGCGCCGCGGAGTTCGAGGTGGAAGGCTGGGGCGTTCTGAGACGGAGAGGGCCGAGTGCCCCGGTGGGGGCGGCGTTAAATAggcggcgggaccgggcgggtgaTGAGCGGGCCGCGGGGGTGGGTGCGCGCGCACAAGCGCAGTGATGGCGGAGGGGGGAGCCAGAGTGGGGCTGCTGCCAAGCTGCTGACCGCGGACCGGCTGGCTCGTCGCTGCAGTGGATGTGGACGTGTCTGCCGCGCGTGCGCGCGCCGCCAAAGGATTTCCTCTCCCGGCCTTCTTCCTCGTTGTTTCGTTGGTAGTGCCGTTTAACAACGGGAGTAGAAGTGTTCCGCTTGGAGTTGAAGTCCTTTTTAATGGCATGGATTTTGAGTAATAACTGAGTACAGCACTAGCATTACCGATTTTTTGGTCTGTATGTGACACGGTAACGCCCATAACTATTTTTTTTTTGTAAAAGAAAAAGGTGTTCACTAATGAAGAAACCAACAAAACTACAAAAGAGAGACTGACAGTTGCCACCGAGCGCAGAGACGGAAGGCTATGAATATGATGACGCCTCTACCTGTGGGATGTGCCTGTGCGGTGCCAACGACGCCGTAGCGCACACGTTTGGTCACTCATGCGGCTATGGCCATGGCCGCTCGCTTGCTTCCCGGAACGGCCGCGCCCCGGGAAGCCACGTCCGGATGACGTCATCGCCCGCCGGTTTCGGTTTGTCTGGGCGAGCCCGAGTTGTGAGTGGTGACCGGGGGCGGGGGACGCCAGGCGCCCAGGCCGCGCGCATGGGGGGTGGTGGCGGGAGGCCACCGGCGGTACGGCGCCCACGTGTGCCCCACCTGCGCTGCGCTGGCTTCGTACGGGAGGCGCGGCCCGGCGGATTTTTTTTTCAAACGATGGTTGGCGCTCGCCGCCCTGCAGGGCGGAATCCCCGCGCGGCAGCCCACGGACGGGACGGGCCTTCCCGGCTGTCACGGGCTGACGCCTCACATAC
It contains:
- the LOC100192886 gene encoding Heavy metal-associated isoprenylated plant protein 6; this encodes MGEDKKAGNKDAAGGDKKKDAGAGAAPQPIVLKVDLHCAGCANKVRKAIKHAPGVESVTPDMAAGKVVVTGPADAVELKERIEARAKKPVQIVSAGAGPPKKEKDKEKEKDKKADGGEKKADKEKGGGGGGEKKADKEKGGGEKKADKEKGGGEKKADKEKGADKPKEEKKKPKEETVTLKIRLHCDGCIERIKRRISKIKGVKDVAFDAAKDLVKVTGTMDGAALPAYLREKLSRDVEVVAPGKKDGGGGGDKKDKGAGDGGDKKKDGGGGGGGGAEEKKDKAGAAAASASVAPPPLADAGMYQVPPHYGYAPYHQPAPGGYYGAAPPPNHHAGFYPNGGGVHYPPAPAYAYGPTHLHAPQMFSDENPNACSVM